The sequence below is a genomic window from Nostoc flagelliforme CCNUN1.
GAAACTATCCGCCAAACCATCGCCTACCACCGCGAATTAGAACGAATTTTTGGTGCTGATAAAGTTGAACCTGCCATTTTCTTTATTGGATTGCAACCCCATACCCATTTAGAAGAATACGCTTTCAAAGAAGGCATCCTCAAACCAGGGTATGATCCAATGAGCTTGATGCCGTGGACAGCCAAAAAACTCCTTTGGAATCCTGAACCTCTTGGTTCATTCTTTGGAGAAGTCTGCTTGCAAGCTTGGCAACAAAACCCTAACGATTTCGGACGCGAAGTCATGAAAATTTTAGAAGAAAAGCTGGGTTGTGCCGACTTAGAAGCAGCACTTTCTGCACCAATAGAGACAAAAGACAAACAGTTAGCAGCTGTTTGATAAAATTCCCAGAATTCAGACAAGAGTAAATTTCATCTCCTTGTCTCTCGCCTGCCCCCCTACCCTACTTACCCCCCCTCTGCGGTTATTTTCACCCAATCCCATGTTAGAAGGTTCAATTTTACAAAAGCTAGAAGCAGCCCATCGCCACACCACCAGGCCAATTCGATTTGGTGTTTACTACAAAAATACCTTAGTTGCGCTGTGTCATGCTCTTGAAGACCATATCTTAACCGACGACGGTACGCCCCTAGTAATTACAGCTTTCCAACAAGGGAAATGGTATCTACAAGAAGCCGGGCGATATCTGCATATCGCCCAGCGCAGCCGCGAAATTGCCATCATGGCTGCCTCTGAATCTGGCTTTGCTGAACATCCCACAAGCCTTTTACCCAATGTAGACTTAGTGGCATTAGATTCAGTCGATCCAGTCGCTCAGGAGTGGCACTTAATTATTTTATCGCCTAAATACACAGCAATGGTAATTTGTCAAGAATTATCAGAGGCTGATTATGGCAGCACTGGAGTACCGACATCAGACTTAGAGCGTAAATTTTATGGCTTGTGGACATTTGAGCCAGAGTTAGTGCAAGAGACAGCAGAAATAGCGATCGCTCACATCAAAAAATACAACCCAGAACTGGCACAAAAGCTCACAGCCGATAAAGAACAAATTGTACCGTCAATGGACAGATCCCAAAATTTAGGTGCAGTTGTCTCCCGTGTAGTAGATTACCTCCAGACTGGGCAAGATAATTTATCCATCCCTACAGCGCTTCAGAAACAAACCCTAGATCGCAACTTGGTTTCTAACGAAATCCAAGCCTTTTTGCGAATGGCGCAACTCATGGATATGGCAGATGTCAACAATCCAATGGCAGCTGCGGAAGTGGTAGGACTTGCTGAAGCGATCGGCCAGCTTTTGGATCTTCCCGCATGGCAGATTAAGAGGTTACGGCTAGCGGCTTTGTTGCATCGCATAGATCCGTTACAGAAAGCAGAAAGCGTACTCAGTGACGGTATAACCACACGCTACCAAGAAGATGCTCCCAGTTGTCCCTTAACTTGTCCCTTAGTACCGGGGGCGCAAGTATTGCGAACCATGCCAAGACTGCGAGCAGTTGCCCAAATTATCACTCACCAAACCGAGTGGTGGAATGGTACAGGGGAACCAGCAGGTTTAGCTGGAGATGAAATTCCGCTAGAGTCGAGAATTTTGGCATTATTGGCAGACTTTCAGTGGCGAGTTAATCAGCGAAAATCGTCAAATCAAAGCCGGGAACAGATATTTACTCAAGCTTTAGATGAGTGCAAACAGCAACAATCTAACCGTTTTGACCCTAAACTTGTAGATACCCTAACTTTATTAGTTATGGGTTTACAACAGGGACTCGACTTACCCATCATGACACCCAAAGTCAGCGCCGGTATCTGGATACTTGATTCCCAATGGGATAGCCACAGCAAGATCAGTGAGGAGATTGGTAGTTACTTTACATGAATATTGAAGCCATTAAATTAGGAAAACTTAAACAACTTCCAGGGGCAAATTTAGAAGACGAGGAACTCTCTCGACTGGATTTAAGCCGGATTAATCTTGCTGGTGCTACCCTTGTTGGCACTAATTTCGCTGCTTCCAAACTCGAAGGTGGGCATTTGGAGGGGGCAAATTTGATGGGGGCGAACCTCCAAGAAACTGACTTGCGGGCGAACTTGATGGGAGCGAACCTGATGCAAGCAGATTTAACGGGCGCTGACTTGCGGGGGAGCAATTTGCGCGGCGCTAACTTGATGGGAGCCAGACTCAGTGATGTGTCATTAGTGGGTGCTTTTTTAAGTGGTGCCAATTTGATGAATGTGAACTTGCAAGGCGTTGATTTGCGCGGTGCTGACTTGCGCGGTGCAAATTTGACAGGGGCAAATCTCAAAGGTGCAGACTTGAGTCGCGCCGATTTGCAAGGGGCTTTGTTGAGTGAAGCAAACCTTGAAGAAGCTGACTTACGGGGGGCAAATTTGGCAGGGGCGAATTTGACGGGAGCGAATTTACTCTGTGCAGAGTTAGAAGGTGCAAATTTGAGCGGCGTTAATTTGGATAAAGCGTGTGTAGTGGGGACAGTAGTAGAAACGCTTGTGTAAAGATTGCACCAAAAAGCCCAGCATCCTTGGCTATTGTTAAAATTTTCGCAGATGAAGCAGGTGAAAATTTGTGAGTCTAACCACACATAGCCACAGTCCCTATTAACAAATCAAAATATGACCGACGAAAGCCAATCAAACAACTCAGATGAAGAAGAGTTTGATCCAGTAACAGATCCAAGGGATTGGTCGGCAGCAGAAACAGAGTTAGCCTGTTTTGCGCTTGCCAGAAGCAAAGGTAAACAGTTGGTTAAAATCATCAACACTAAAAAACCACCTATGCCAATTATTTGTATTTTTGAGGATTACCCAGAATGACACCCGTCGCTGCCCAAGTCTCAATTAGCGC
It includes:
- a CDS encoding DICT sensory domain-containing protein, which encodes MLEGSILQKLEAAHRHTTRPIRFGVYYKNTLVALCHALEDHILTDDGTPLVITAFQQGKWYLQEAGRYLHIAQRSREIAIMAASESGFAEHPTSLLPNVDLVALDSVDPVAQEWHLIILSPKYTAMVICQELSEADYGSTGVPTSDLERKFYGLWTFEPELVQETAEIAIAHIKKYNPELAQKLTADKEQIVPSMDRSQNLGAVVSRVVDYLQTGQDNLSIPTALQKQTLDRNLVSNEIQAFLRMAQLMDMADVNNPMAAAEVVGLAEAIGQLLDLPAWQIKRLRLAALLHRIDPLQKAESVLSDGITTRYQEDAPSCPLTCPLVPGAQVLRTMPRLRAVAQIITHQTEWWNGTGEPAGLAGDEIPLESRILALLADFQWRVNQRKSSNQSREQIFTQALDECKQQQSNRFDPKLVDTLTLLVMGLQQGLDLPIMTPKVSAGIWILDSQWDSHSKISEEIGSYFT
- a CDS encoding pentapeptide repeat-containing protein, which gives rise to MNIEAIKLGKLKQLPGANLEDEELSRLDLSRINLAGATLVGTNFAASKLEGGHLEGANLMGANLQETDLRANLMGANLMQADLTGADLRGSNLRGANLMGARLSDVSLVGAFLSGANLMNVNLQGVDLRGADLRGANLTGANLKGADLSRADLQGALLSEANLEEADLRGANLAGANLTGANLLCAELEGANLSGVNLDKACVVGTVVETLV